ACATATAGCAACTTTAACTAAAGATTATTTTTAGTACGATTTTATAATAAATTTTATGAAGTAAACTAATAGTTTGATGGCTGTAGTTTGCTGCTCAAAATCAAACCTCTATTTGTTTGTATTTTATTGCAGCCAATTTCACCGTTTTACCTAATATATTTAGTTAATTCTTTGATATCAAAAAATTAAATTGAATTAAGGAAAATTCAATGAAGAATACAATTGGCTATGTAGTAGCTTATGGTGGCTTGCTTGCAACGCTTTCAACTCATTTACAAGCAGCTGATATGGCGGGATTTAGACTTCATGATGACTTATATATTTGTATAAATAAACGTTGTGAACAGATTGATGGTGATGGAGGGTCAGGCGGAGCTGGTGAAGTTTTTTATTCAACTAAAAATATTTCAGCGGCTTGGAACTCCAGTAACGGTGATGCCTTGCTATGCACAAGAAATTATTCTTGTCGTATAAGGTCTGAAGCCTCCACTGGATCAAAATGGACTACAAACTGGTTTTCACTACATGGTAACAGTACTTGGGAAAGCGGTCCTCTAGCAGGTGCAAATGATCCCGATTTAACAGCCGCATGGAATACTACCAAATATGGGCATGATTCATCTATTATTGCTCAAGGGGAAATTTTTTGGGTATGGTCACAATCCAACTGGCATGGGCCTCATAGATTTGATACTCATCCAGGCTTTAAAGATGTGGGTATTACAAAAGTCAATGCAGCATATAACGATGGCTATAAATCCTATTGGGATGTTGTATATTTACACCCGAAAGACTTTCCACGTAATGACATTGTTATTTGGAATAATCATAAACCTGGTGGGGCAGGATGGATGAGCGAGTGTATTCCAGCATGTTCTCTTATGGGAATCGGTACGGACTATATGATCGGCCCAACAAGAATAGGTTTTAATCAAAAAGTCCTTTTTAGGCGTACAGATAAAGCTAATTTAACTATTAATGCTGACCAGGTTTGTTATTATAACGGCGTATTCAAAACGATGTATTACAATATATTTTTCCAATTTTCTTATGGCGATAGTATTGTTACACCTTACCATTATCCCTCTTGTGGTGGTACAGTTCCGCCAACAGAGTCTATTCATAGCATGTTTTTTGATGACGGTACTTTCAGTACTTATTGGGACTGGCAATAAAAAAATTAAATATAACTAGTGTATCAACTGGCCATGAGTTTTTACAAAACCTTGGCCAGGGTTAGTTTTAGCTTTGTATAAATTTCTAAGTCACTCAGTATATATCACTTAAGAGTCGTTTTTCCTTTGCGTATATTTAAAATAAAGTTCAAGTGTCGTAAATGATGCAAGAGTCAAAAAATCCAAATAATCATTAAGACCTTGTTTAGCTGATTCCTTATCAGTGTAAGGTCCAAGAGTTGGGCCTTCTCTTGTATAAAAATACCACTTGTGATTTGATTGATAATAACGACCATTTAGTCTTGTTGAATATATATTACACTGACTAGAATTGTCATCACTTCGTATAGCCATCATTTTCCCATATAAACTAAACAAAGTTATAAAAAATTATCTTGCAGCAATACTCGATCTTATGTTTATATTTTATACAAACTAATAGTATTTGTACATCAACTTCCTTCTATCTCCTCGATTAACTGGTACTGGTATAACATTTGCTCAATACAGAGAAACGGATTAAATAACTTCAATACATAGGTCGGCAGAAATGAACTCATTACAATCAATCAAAAAGTTATTGTTTTGCAGTGTGTTAGTGTCTAGCTTTCTCTTTATTCCAATAAAGGGATTTTCAGCGCTATTACTATTCCAAGTAACAGATACCAATAACCCAATGCTTTTGTCAGGCATGTTTAGTGTTGATGATTCTGACTCAAACTATGGAACTGGTTTTCAACCCTTAGTTGACTGGGCTTTTTTTGACATGGAAGGTATACCGGGTATTTATACTCCCGTCGATACTGTTATCAACGCAACGGCTTTTATTAACTTATCAAACTTTACTTTATCTACACTTGACTTTAGCTCTATTGATACCGTTATCCCACCTACTCCCCCTAGCGGCAATAGCCTTACCTTTAACCCTGATAATACTTGGGCTTCAAATAATATAAATGGTAGTTATATTGTTAGATTAATCAGAATTTCTGAGCCTAAAATACTATCACTATTCCTGATGTTACTATTAGCCTGTTTAATTTTTTACAAGCAAAAGCCGCCGCTCCGTAAGTAGTAATAAAGGGGCTATGCCCCTTGTTGTATTTCGATTAGAAGTTAAAATATAATGCTTTATAACCAATAAAAAATTAGTAACTTCGCTTAATAGCTATTTACCCCCTCTATTAAGGCTCAAACTATCTATACTTAATTATGAAAATTCCTAGAGGTATTCTTTAGAAGTTATAGGTAGTTTATGTTTAAGCATGTAATCTCTGTCTTATTTCTTTACTTTTTCACTTCAAGTCAAGCATTTTCAGAACATAATTGGAACAATTACCATTGGGCTAGAACAGCAAACCCTTTCAATCTAAAAGTAATTGATAGCATGACCTCTAGCTGGGAAGGTGAGTTAGTTGAGTCTTTATCAAGGTGGTCTCATTCTGTAGTGTTAAATCTTAGTGTTGATACATTTGATGATAATCAACGTACGCGGAAAAGATGTCGCATGGTCAAAGGCCAAATGCGTTTATGCAATGCAACGTATGGTTTTAACGGATGGCTCGGCTTAGCAACCATAGGCTTAGATGCTAATGGCCATATCGACCGTGGTACTGCCAAAATGAATGATAGCTACTCATCTTATTGGGCTATACCAGGTGAAAAAAATCATGTTGTATGTCAGGAAATTGGCCATGTATTAGGTTTAGACCATACCAGTGAAGATGGAACAAGCCAACAAACATGTATGGACTACTCAACGGACCCTAATAGCCAGTGGCCCAACCAACATGATTATGAGGAACTAGCCAAGCTTTATCAGCATCTTGATTTATATAACAGTTATCAACATGAGGGAGAAACTACTAATGAAGGAAGTAGTTGCAATGCACCAGCTGGCAAAGGCTGCAATAAACAAGGAAATAATAACTTAGACCACGATATTCCACCAATGGGTATCCGGGTGCACAAGGGGCGTAGTCATGAATTATGGGTGGCACCAAGACGTGATGGCGGCTTATGGGTTCACCATATCCGGTTAGCTCCAGAAGGGCACTAAATACGTAGAGTTAGGTTATGTCCGAAAGATTTTCAGTAAAAAACCTCAAATTGTATAAACTGGGAGAAATTCCTCGATCTGAATTTATTGATGTTCCTACTAATAATACTGATTTATTAGACCAAGAAAAACGCAGTTTTTTCTTTAAGCTACTGAGAAGCCCCAAACCTCAAAAACAAAGTAAACCAAAAAGCTCAAAAAAAACAAAACACACAATAAAACTAAATGCTGTGGTTTGGCTTCATTTTGTCACACCACCCAAACAAAAAATTGCATTTATGCTTGTTTATAAGGATTTAACTGGTGAGTTTGGTGTAATTGTTGAGGAAATAAACTCCACATCTGCTACTTCAATGATGTTATCTAATACTGTAGAAATAGAGTATACAGGAGATATTGAGTTTTTAAGAGCCTGTTGTGCAGGGATCGGCCCAAGCGAGTCAGTGACTATTGAAGGGCTGAATGTAAAAAGAGTGAAGTTAGCAGAAGACGTTTCCATAGATAAATCAGCGTAACCTCCCATAAAAAAAGTACATTCTATACCCTTCTCGAATGACTCATAGACTCAACTCAACAACTCTCACGCTTCACCACTGCAACCGGTAAAACAACTTTCTGCTCTTTAGGTGATAACTCCTGTAATAACAAGTTTGCCGTTACCCGTCCTTTTTCAACAAATGGTTGATGCACTGTGGTCAAACCAGGATGGCAAACTGCCGCTTCAGGAATATCATCAAAGCCAACTATTTGTAATTGACTAGGAATAGATATCCCTAATTCAGCTGCTGCTTTGATCGCAGCTAGAGCGACTCGATCACTCATACACAATAATAAATTTGGTCTGTCTTTAGCCAATAGTAACTGCTTCGCGGCTTGATAACTGATCTCTGCCTCATTGGTTGGAATATTCCATATTTGCTCAGGAGTTACTTTCAAGCCCGCTTGTTTCAACGCACCTAAATAGCCATCTAAGCGACGAGAGGAAATGGAGCGACTGGAATCCAACAGTTGCCGACCAGCCACATTGGTCAACTGAGGCTCATCAATGAGTCTCAGTCCCAAGATAGCTACCTGACAATCTTTAGTTTGCTTAATAGCATATTGGGCGATATCAAAAGCCCCTTGGAAATTATCGATATTGACTGAAGGGTAACCACCATAATCAAAATCAACAGTAATAATATTTTTATGCTGTCGCTCAAGGCGCTCTAATACGGTGGCATTACGTGGTTCACCATACACAATAAAATAATCGGGTACGGCTTCAATACTTGGTTTGTGATAAGGTGTTTCCTTACTGGATAGTAGTAACATACTGACGTGTTGTTCATCAAACACTTCAGCCAAACCACTTAAAAAGCCATGGGCAACAGCATCATTAAAGTTGTATCGTAGCGGATCCGACAATACCACCCCTACAATGCCAGTCTCCCCTGTCCTTAATGCTCTGGCCGCAATATTAGGCCCGGTATAACCTAACCGTTCACACTCAGCTAAAATTTTATCTCTTAATTTTGCTGATAATTGGTCTGGCCGGTTAAAAGCATTAGAGATCGTCGCCGTAGATACTCCTAACGCTTTTGATAAATCTTTAAGGGTTAATTTTTTTACTTCTACTCGTGGCATGCATATTGAACCTTCAAAATAACATCAGTTGTTTTCAGTTAGTGTAAAGATGATTTGCTACTTTGCACTAACTGAAAACACATTATCTAAAATAACTGGCCAAAAAATGCTTGGTAAGCAGGCAAAACCAGCTGGCCATTTTCATAATGACCTTCAAAACCATGCCCAGCCAACTGTTCAATCTTGTTGATTGATAAAGGTATTGTCAGGGTATCAGCTGTTAAATTAACTGCAACCAATAACTGTTGATCTGGGTGACGCCGCCACCAAACTAAAGCCTCACCCGTATTTTCAAACAGCTCAATTGTACCATTGCGTAATGCTGGCTGTTGTTGGCGCCATTTAATAAACTGCCGGATAAAATGATAACTGGAATTAGGGTTTACCTGTTGTTCACTAACCGCTAAGTCGACATGCTGTTCAGACATGGGTAACCAAGTTTTTTCTTGAGAAAACCCGGCATTAGTAGCATTTTTATCCCAGGGAATCGGCGTTCGACAGCCATCACGGCCCTTATACTCCGGCCAGAAAGGAATGCCATATGGATCTTGAATCAGCTCAAAAGGTACATCAGCTTCGGGTAGGCCCAATTCCTCACCTTGATATAAACAAACACTGCCACGCATACTCATTAACATGGCCAGGCTAACTTGAGCAAACGCTTGCGAGGGATGCCCTTCCCCCCACCGAGTAACACTACGCACTGTATCATGGTTGCTTAGTGCCCAACATGGCCAGCCATCACCAATTTGCGCCTCAAGCTGGCAAACTACTTGTCGTATATAATCCGCATCGTGTTGTCTGTTAAGTAAATCAAAGGTATACGCCATATGCAGCTTATTGCCACCTGACGTATAGTCCGCCATCACTTGCAAGGTATCATCAGCACCTATTTCACCAACCGTTGTGGTGCCAGGGTACTGATCCAATAATTGACGCAGTCTAACAATAAAATCAATATTTTCCGGCTGACAAATATCATACACATGCCGTTGAAATGAATAAGGGTTATCTGGCCGCACCCCTAATGATTTCTTGGCACCAGCAGGTAGTGGTGGATTATCCTCCAAGTTTTTGCTGTGCACATAAAAGTTAACCGTATCAAGCCTGAAACCATCAACCCCCAGATCAAGCCAAAATTTAACTTCTTCTAAAACCTGCTGCTGAACAGCTTCATTGTGAAAATTTAAATCAGGTTGGCTCGCCAGAAAGTTATGCAAATAATACTGCTGGCGACGGGAATCCCACTGCCAGGCTGAACCACCGAATAAAGACAACCAGTTGTTAGGCGGGCTGCCATCAGGTTTTGCATTTGCCCATACATACCAATCAGCTTTTGGGTTAGTTTTATTTTGTTGGCTTTCTTGAAACCAAACATGTTGATCAGAAGTATGGCTTAACACCTGATCAATTAATATTTTTAAGCCTAACTGATGGGCTTTTTCCAATAACTCTTTAAAGTCATCAAGATGACCAAACATCGGGTCAACTGCCCGATAGTCTGACACATCATAACCAAAATCTTTCATGGGCGACTTAAAAAACGGCGAAAGCCAAATTCCGTCTACGCCTAAACTGGCAATATAGGGTAGTTTTTCAGTAACCCCTGGTAAGTCCCCAACACCATCATTATTACTATCAAAAAAACTACGTGGGTACACCTGATAAATGATAGCACCACGCCACCAGTCGGTATTTTGCTGCATATTTTTATTCCTAACCTTTAACAGCACCTGCCGTTAATCCAGAGACAATTCTACGTTGAAAAACTAATAACAAGATAATTAATGGTATAGTTACTATTACCGAAGCCGCCATAATATTTCCCCAAGGTAACTCATGCTGGGAACTACCGCTGATCAAAGCAATAGCAACCGGTACCGTTCGCTGATCATCGGTTAACGTAAATGTCAGCGCGAATAAAAACTCATTCCATGCAGCAATAAAAGCCAATAAGCCCGTTGTGATCACTGCTGGCCAAATTAATGGCATTAAAATTCTTGTTAACGTAGTCCAAGGTGTTGCCCCATCAATAAGGGCAGCATCTTCTAATTCTTTTGGCAGTTGTCGCATAAACGTGGTTAAAACCCAAACTGTAAAAGGTAGCGTAAATAGCGTATAGGAAATAACCAAACTTAATAAATTATTATATAAATCAAACCAGCGGATCACTTCAAACAAACCTGCCAATACAGCAACTTGAGGGAACATCGACACAGCCAATACAATCACCAACAAAGCACGGCGGCCTTTAAATTCAATTCGTCCTAACGCATAAGCTGCAGTTATAGCTGCGAGTAATGAAATACCGACCACAGCGCTAGCCACTAATACAGAGTTTGCTATTGACCATAAAAAGCTCTCACTGGACAACACACTTTGGTAATTAACCAGTTGAATTTTATTAAGCAACAAGTCAACACTAAACAACTCACTTTTACTTTTTAGCGATGTCACTATTGCATAATAAAATGGAAATAGTGAAAACACTGTAACCACCAGTAAAAACAAATAAAAAAACACTTTATAAATTATTGCTTTTAATTTACTCACAACAATACCTCAAGGTGGTATTCTTATAACTTGTATTTAAACACAACAAAACCTTTATACCCACAGTGACAGATAGTTTAGGCGAGGTCATCAAGTGATGAGTCCCAGTAGCACTTTCTTATAAGTTAAGGTTGCTACCACAAGTCTTGCTATTTCAGACTTGTCCCCAGAATCTTATGCATAATAAGTAACAGGCAGATAAATTCTCCTGAATAATCTACACTCCCACCCTCCTTGGTGTTCAAACGAAGATAAAAAAGCATAAACTTCATTCTCGAAGGGTATTCACTTATCCATTCCCACTTGCTTCCTCCCTAAATACAAATATACCAAAGTAATCAGAGCAATAATAAAGAACAAACAAGTAGAAGCCGCTGAGCCATAACCCACATCCTGAAATGACACGAGCTGTTGACGGGCAAACACTGACATAGACATAGTATCAGTATTATTTGCAGTTAACACATAAATAACATCAAATACCCTTAATGCGTCTAATGCCCTAAAAATTACCGCCACCATAATAGTGGGAGCCAGCAATGGCAAAGTCACCCGAAAAAACAATTTTAATGGTGGAATACCATCAATTTTTGCTGCACGATAGCAGTCAGTCGGCAACATTTGTAGCCCAGCAAAAATAAGCAAGGTCATAAAGGGAGTGGTTTTCCATACATCCACAATAACCACCGCCCACAAAGATAAATCTGAGTCTGCCGTCCAAGCGAGTGGTTTATCAATCAACCCCGCCGAAACTAATAGGTGATTAATCACACCAAACTGATCGTGGAGCATCCACCCCCAAATTTTAGCAGAAACAATGGTGGGTATAACCCAAGGGATTAATACTACCGTACGGAAAATAATACGGCCTGGAAATTTCTGATTTAATGCCAAGGCAATCAATAATCCTAACACCAACTCAATGCTGACTGACATTAAAGTAAAAAATACTGTATTCCAAACCGACTGCCACCATTCACTGTCTGTTAACAGGCCATAATACTCGCCATCTTCATAATATAAATAATTTCCAAAGCCAATCCACTCAAACTCATCTAAATTAGCCAAACTGGCATCAGTAAAACTAAACCAAATTGTTCTTAATAATGGCCAACCTGCTACTAAAAGCAACAAGATGATAGTAGGTACCAAAAAAGCCCAAGCATACACCACCCGTTGCTGCTGAGCAGACAAATTATTTAGCAGCAATGTTAATGTTCGTTTAGGGACTTGTTGTTTAGCAAGCGTCTGTTCCATTGTTATATATTAGCTCCACTTTTTACGCTTTATTCTCTTCAGCTTTTTCTCCAGTTTTTTCAACGCTTGCTTCGGTGTTACCTTACCTGCCAGCACATTATGTACAGCATTAAAGAATAAGTTACTGACTTGATTATATTTTGATTTTGTCACAGTGGATGGTCGTACCACACTTTGCTCTAAAGATTTTACTAACGTTTCAGCCACTGGTGCTGAAGCAACTATCTCTTTATCCTCATATAGGTTTTTAATAGTAGGATTAAATGCACCTTTTAAGAGTCGCTGTTTTTGAATGTCGTAGCTGGTTAAGAATAGAGTTAAATCAGCTGCTAGTTTAGGGTTATTAGAGTATTTTGAAACAGCCAATTGCCAACCACCTAAAGTAGATGCATGCTTGCCTTCATCTCCCCCTTTAGGTAATGCAACAATACCCACTTTACCTTTGATAGCACTATCTTTTCCCTGAGCTAATGCCCAAGCATAAGGCCAGTTGCGCATAAACACAGCATTGCCTGATTGAAAAACCCCTCTGGCTTCTTCTTCAGTATAATTTAAAACCCCTGGTGGTGAGATTTGACCAACCCACTGTCCTGCCAATGAGAGTGCCGATTGAGCCGCTTTTGAGTTAACGGTAATGTTGCCTTTATTATTAACAATTGAACCACCATTATAACTGGAAAGCCATTCTAAAGCGTTACAGGTCAGCCCTTCATAGGCACGCCCTTGCCATACATATCCCCACAACTGAGCATTACCATTTTCGCGTTCTTTCGCTTGAATTGTTTTAGCAATATCCGACAACTGCTGCCAAGTAGTAGGAACCGGCTGATTATATTTCTCTAGTAAATCCTTCCGATAATATAAAAGCGCCGTATCGACAAACCAGGGCATAGCAACCAATTTTCCCGCGACAGTATTATTTTCGACTAACGTAGGAAAATGCTGTTTTTCTATACCTTTAGTAAATGGAAATAAGTCAACTAAATGATTAGCTAATAACCCAGGCCAAATAATATCTATTTGAAAGACATCAATATCACTGCTTTTGGCAGAAAATATTTGTTGATATAAAGCTAACCGTTCAGTGGATGAGTTCGGGGTTGAAATAACGTTAACCTGATGACCTGTTTTTTTACTCCAAGAGGCTACAGCCTCTTTACATAAAGACAATTCAGCTCCTACTGCTCCACAGGAAATAGTTAGTGTTTCACTAATGGCCAAATTAGCGGAAAACAGTAAAACAGCAAAAAATCCACCTGATACTAAGCGAGCGATCATTTTCATGGGCAACTCCTAATATTTATTATCAGCCCAGCCTATTTCTTACAACCTATACAGGCTTTGTAAGCTTAGAGCTTCCTGGCTGTTACACCCTACACTTTAGGTATATTTATTGTTATGTAATTTTTTGTTTGTTATTTATGGTTTTAAGGCTCTTATCGTTTTTACTTTCAACAATTTTTCTTATTCATTTTGCTTTATGCCACTTTGAGTACAACTGTACACATAATGAACGCTTATAAGCGTTCTATAATCTGGCTATTCAACTAAATATTCTATCTAAATCGTTTAAGATAATTTGAGTGTAACAAACCTATAACAGTTGGTTCAATAGTCATTATGAGAATGAAGACAAGTTTTGTCGCAAGTGAGAAAGATGGAGGTTATGACGTTGGTTTATACCCATCGCAGGGTATAAACCAACGGAGATAAGCTATTAATGCAAGTACTTGGATTTAGCTCTAAATATCCGACTACATGCTTTAGGTAGTTTAACCTGCTTCCAATAGGGCAACTTAGGCTTTGGTTTAGCAGGTTTTTTAGTCGGCTTTTTGGGCTTAACTGGTTTATGTTTGGCAAACCACCAATCGAGCGACTTATCACAACCACTCCCCTTCGGTATAGGTGCTTGTGATTTACACTGAGGACTGTCAGCTGGGCACTTCATTCTGACATGAAAATGATCTGCATGGCCCCACCATGGACGGATTTTTCTTAGCCAACCATCATCTGCACTGGTTTTACTTTTACACAGCTGCTTTTTAATAGCGGCATTAACGAAAATTCGAGCGACATTAGGGTTAGAAGCAGCAAATTTCAACATTTGCCGATGGTTTTGGCTCCATAGCCTAGGCTTAACACTCCGTCCATTCGAAGCTACTAGAGAATAGGCTCCCAAGGCTTCCCGCTCATGTAATGATAAGGGGCGATCTTTTTCCAGGTTATACCAAAGATCAACATCCAACCCATTTTGGTGGCTGCGATGACCGCTAACGAAGGGACCTCCTCTGGCCATGGATAAATCACCCACCAATAAGGTACCAATATTATACTTATCCATATTGCCCGCAAGGTCTTTGATAAAACCAACTAAGTTAGGATGACCATAAAAACGGCCCCTTGTTAGCCGCATTACCTGATAACCATTACCATTAGGTGGCAAAGACTCACCGCCAGCAAGGCAGCCAGCTTGATAGGTTCCAATTGCTTGTGCTGGCGCATCATTAGGTATAGTGAGCTTGGTCCAAAACGGACTTTTAGCCGCCATTAATAGTGGAGAGCTACAAAGTGCTGTAGTCAGCGTTACCGTTATTAATTGTCTACGTGAATTAAACATCATCCACCATTTTAATGTTGTAAGCTCTATGAACCTTATGACTGGGGTAAACACCCTGTCAAGAGAGGCCAGCATCGCTATTATTAAAAAGCGACAAAGTTTTGTTTAGCCGTGTTTAATTAATTTTGATAACGCCAAAGTCATGCCAATTTTTCTTATAGGCAGCCACTCACTACTGACTTATAGGTGCCCTATACAACAATTAAAGCATAGTCACTTTTACATCAATCTAAGCCATGAGTAGTCAAACTTATTTTAGCTTTTGCATCTTGACCAAGCAGCTGCTGAAGTACAGGTAAACATTGGGCCAATTGCTCGTTTAGCTGCCATGGCGGATTAATCACAAACACCGCACTCCCGTACATCCCTCCCAGATCTTCATCTCTTACTTGTAGGCTGGCATGCAAATAACGAACGGATAGTTGCTTTAGTTTGCGTTCCATTGTTTGAAGCTCTGGCCTTGCTAATAATGGATACCACAGCAGATAAACACCCGTAGCAAAGCGTTTTATTGCCTGCTGTAACACTGATATTACCTGCTGATAATCCTGCTTAACTTCATAAGGTGGATCGATTACCACTAATGCTCGTCGTTCTTGAGGAGGAAGTATTGCCGTTAGACGCTCAAAGCCATTTTCCCTTTGTACCAGAATACGCCGTTCACCTCTAGACCAACCTTTCAGCAAGTCAAAGTCTTTTGGATGCAGCTCGAAAAGCTGGAGCCGATCAGCCGATTTCAGCAAATGCCTGGCAATGGCGGGAGAGCCAGGATAATAACTAAGCGAGTTATCAGAGTTATTGGCAGCGACAACCTCAACATAGCGTGCCAGTGGTTTAGGTAAATCATTTTGCAGCCAAAGCTTCCTGATACCTGTTTCATATTCTGCATTTTGCTGGGCATAACCTTGTTGAAGTGCATACATCCCTGGGCCGGAATGGGTGTCGATATAACACAGAGGCTTATCCTGCTTTTGCAGTAAGTGGTCTAATATCAAAACTTCAGTAAGATGTTTGAGCACATCGGCATGGTTGCCAGCATGAAAGGCATGGCGATAACTAAGCATAAAGGCGCTTCACTGTTAAAAGCGCCAATTCTAATCGTGAAAACCTGATAAAGCACCTACCCTGGTGCTTTATTTACTCAAAGATAACGAAATAGCTGTGAGCAGCAACCACTGCAGGAATAGTAGAGTATAACGTTGCCATTATTGCTGCTTTAGGTGCCAATGCAATGGCTGGGAACAGCGCATCACCATCATTACTAATAGCATTCCCTACCTGCGCAGACATCGGAATAGCTCCGCTGATATATAAGCTGGTTACTAAGATTTGCGGACCACAACCCGGTAATAGCCCAACAACCACCCCCATTAACGGCATTAACAGTGCCCAATCAGAAAATACTGACGCTAAATTAATATCAAGCCAATATACAATCAGCTCAAAGATTAAGAAGGCT
This genomic interval from Spartinivicinus ruber contains the following:
- a CDS encoding alpha-amylase family glycosyl hydrolase codes for the protein MQQNTDWWRGAIIYQVYPRSFFDSNNDGVGDLPGVTEKLPYIASLGVDGIWLSPFFKSPMKDFGYDVSDYRAVDPMFGHLDDFKELLEKAHQLGLKILIDQVLSHTSDQHVWFQESQQNKTNPKADWYVWANAKPDGSPPNNWLSLFGGSAWQWDSRRQQYYLHNFLASQPDLNFHNEAVQQQVLEEVKFWLDLGVDGFRLDTVNFYVHSKNLEDNPPLPAGAKKSLGVRPDNPYSFQRHVYDICQPENIDFIVRLRQLLDQYPGTTTVGEIGADDTLQVMADYTSGGNKLHMAYTFDLLNRQHDADYIRQVVCQLEAQIGDGWPCWALSNHDTVRSVTRWGEGHPSQAFAQVSLAMLMSMRGSVCLYQGEELGLPEADVPFELIQDPYGIPFWPEYKGRDGCRTPIPWDKNATNAGFSQEKTWLPMSEQHVDLAVSEQQVNPNSSYHFIRQFIKWRQQQPALRNGTIELFENTGEALVWWRRHPDQQLLVAVNLTADTLTIPLSINKIEQLAGHGFEGHYENGQLVLPAYQAFFGQLF
- a CDS encoding LacI family DNA-binding transcriptional regulator, which produces MPRVEVKKLTLKDLSKALGVSTATISNAFNRPDQLSAKLRDKILAECERLGYTGPNIAARALRTGETGIVGVVLSDPLRYNFNDAVAHGFLSGLAEVFDEQHVSMLLLSSKETPYHKPSIEAVPDYFIVYGEPRNATVLERLERQHKNIITVDFDYGGYPSVNIDNFQGAFDIAQYAIKQTKDCQVAILGLRLIDEPQLTNVAGRQLLDSSRSISSRRLDGYLGALKQAGLKVTPEQIWNIPTNEAEISYQAAKQLLLAKDRPNLLLCMSDRVALAAIKAAAELGISIPSQLQIVGFDDIPEAAVCHPGLTTVHQPFVEKGRVTANLLLQELSPKEQKVVLPVAVVKRESC
- a CDS encoding carbohydrate ABC transporter permease, which codes for MEQTLAKQQVPKRTLTLLLNNLSAQQQRVVYAWAFLVPTIILLLLVAGWPLLRTIWFSFTDASLANLDEFEWIGFGNYLYYEDGEYYGLLTDSEWWQSVWNTVFFTLMSVSIELVLGLLIALALNQKFPGRIIFRTVVLIPWVIPTIVSAKIWGWMLHDQFGVINHLLVSAGLIDKPLAWTADSDLSLWAVVIVDVWKTTPFMTLLIFAGLQMLPTDCYRAAKIDGIPPLKLFFRVTLPLLAPTIMVAVIFRALDALRVFDVIYVLTANNTDTMSMSVFARQQLVSFQDVGYGSAASTCLFFIIALITLVYLYLGRKQVGMDK
- a CDS encoding DUF6316 family protein, which encodes MMAIRSDDNSSQCNIYSTRLNGRYYQSNHKWYFYTREGPTLGPYTDKESAKQGLNDYLDFLTLASFTTLELYFKYTQRKNDS
- the mepA gene encoding penicillin-insensitive murein endopeptidase, whose amino-acid sequence is MMFNSRRQLITVTLTTALCSSPLLMAAKSPFWTKLTIPNDAPAQAIGTYQAGCLAGGESLPPNGNGYQVMRLTRGRFYGHPNLVGFIKDLAGNMDKYNIGTLLVGDLSMARGGPFVSGHRSHQNGLDVDLWYNLEKDRPLSLHEREALGAYSLVASNGRSVKPRLWSQNHRQMLKFAASNPNVARIFVNAAIKKQLCKSKTSADDGWLRKIRPWWGHADHFHVRMKCPADSPQCKSQAPIPKGSGCDKSLDWWFAKHKPVKPKKPTKKPAKPKPKLPYWKQVKLPKACSRIFRAKSKYLH
- a CDS encoding zinc metalloprotease, which produces MFKHVISVLFLYFFTSSQAFSEHNWNNYHWARTANPFNLKVIDSMTSSWEGELVESLSRWSHSVVLNLSVDTFDDNQRTRKRCRMVKGQMRLCNATYGFNGWLGLATIGLDANGHIDRGTAKMNDSYSSYWAIPGEKNHVVCQEIGHVLGLDHTSEDGTSQQTCMDYSTDPNSQWPNQHDYEELAKLYQHLDLYNSYQHEGETTNEGSSCNAPAGKGCNKQGNNNLDHDIPPMGIRVHKGRSHELWVAPRRDGGLWVHHIRLAPEGH
- a CDS encoding carbohydrate ABC transporter permease, whose product is MVVSKLKAIIYKVFFYLFLLVVTVFSLFPFYYAIVTSLKSKSELFSVDLLLNKIQLVNYQSVLSSESFLWSIANSVLVASAVVGISLLAAITAAYALGRIEFKGRRALLVIVLAVSMFPQVAVLAGLFEVIRWFDLYNNLLSLVISYTLFTLPFTVWVLTTFMRQLPKELEDAALIDGATPWTTLTRILMPLIWPAVITTGLLAFIAAWNEFLFALTFTLTDDQRTVPVAIALISGSSQHELPWGNIMAASVIVTIPLIILLLVFQRRIVSGLTAGAVKG
- a CDS encoding ABC transporter substrate-binding protein; translated protein: MIARLVSGGFFAVLLFSANLAISETLTISCGAVGAELSLCKEAVASWSKKTGHQVNVISTPNSSTERLALYQQIFSAKSSDIDVFQIDIIWPGLLANHLVDLFPFTKGIEKQHFPTLVENNTVAGKLVAMPWFVDTALLYYRKDLLEKYNQPVPTTWQQLSDIAKTIQAKERENGNAQLWGYVWQGRAYEGLTCNALEWLSSYNGGSIVNNKGNITVNSKAAQSALSLAGQWVGQISPPGVLNYTEEEARGVFQSGNAVFMRNWPYAWALAQGKDSAIKGKVGIVALPKGGDEGKHASTLGGWQLAVSKYSNNPKLAADLTLFLTSYDIQKQRLLKGAFNPTIKNLYEDKEIVASAPVAETLVKSLEQSVVRPSTVTKSKYNQVSNLFFNAVHNVLAGKVTPKQALKKLEKKLKRIKRKKWS